Below is a genomic region from Anoplopoma fimbria isolate UVic2021 breed Golden Eagle Sablefish chromosome 20, Afim_UVic_2022, whole genome shotgun sequence.
tgtgatttatctTAAGGCTTCCATTGCATTAAATTAACATAAGCTAATAAAAAAGCAttgcatatatttttaagaCTCCTATTGATAAGTTCAGATATGACAAAGGCTACACCTTGCCAAATATGGGTTACTTTACAGcaaaactttacaaaaaaatgttctacTCATTTTTGGAGGAGGCAGCGCTCTGCTCCTCTTTCTACCACCCTTAATTAATTTTCAATTGGCTCCCCAAACCCCTCCCATACCCAAATTTCTGCTTCTACAACAATGGAAGCTACAGCCCTTCCGGCCTCTTGATCTATCTATTTGTAGATTCAGTAGTTCCAAAGGTTAGCAATGCCTGAAAGGCCATCTCATTTAGCCTGATGGCTTCCTTCACTGCTGATGACCACCAAATAGTTCTTGGATGACAGATGCACAGGCATTTGTAGGCTTTGAACATGGTCCGCTCGGATTAAAAGTCACCAGCCTCCCCTGGGATAGGGAAAATGCCAGGTGATCCTATTTCACCCTCACAACACATGTGGCTTTGCTTAGTCTGTTCAATCTTAAGCTTAAAGTGTTTGGGTACCAAGTACCATCATTAATTACTTCATGCTTACATTGTGTTTTGGACAATACATGACTAGAGGTCGATTTAACAAAGCACCACTCTGGTTCAGTGAAGTCTTCCAGCTATTTTGCTATTGACTCCCCAAGCAGAGCCCTCCCCAGGATCCAACCCTGAGACTTGAAGAGCCTCCCAATTACATGTAATCGCAAAAATTCAATCCCAGTTCTTGTCCAACTCACCCCGGGCAACCTTGAAAAAGGAGactaataaaaatgtcattatcaattaatttaaCTTATACTCTATTTGATGTCAACAAAAAATAGCCATGAAATATGGTAAAGGTGACATCCtcagattgcttgttttgttcagtCAAAAgttcaaaaatgaaaagaaacggGAGGAAAAAGGAACACATCTTCACTTTTGACAAGCTGGAACAAGGAAATGTTTGGTATATTGGATGATGAATTACTTAAACAGATGCATATTCTGTATATTTGTAACATGGCTGCAAGACTCAGGTACTAATAAACTCCTCCACAACTATAAGGGAAAGCATTTTAACTGGGGGATTTACAGTGGGGAATTGTGTAGTGCACCCCTTGTTTCATGTCATTGTACCTGATCAGAAATTAAtttttagatttgattttgtcaGCATTTGTAGATGAGATTTTTTTCATTGGCCTTGTGAAATgttcacaataataataatcaagatATATTTTTCCAGGTTTCTTTGCAGATGTAAAACATCGTCCTGGATAGTCCTAGTCCTTAAGGTCAGAATTTTCTTGTCTAGTATTGTGTCATTTTTGAACGTGCTAATGGTTGAAGTTTCTCTTTTGTAATACAatgcttatttgtgttttcaggatTGGGCAAAATAAGCTAAAGCTTCCAATCCTGGCAGAGAATGGCTCATGGGTGGGATTCATACTTCCATAACCTTCCACCTCTATCATCAGAACCAAGCACTTTGACAAGGACATCAGAGTCCGAGGGAAGTCTTTCCCAACATATAGAGAACTTCATTGGACATCATGACTTCCCCGGCACAGAGGCTTCACATGCAGCCTCTGCAACAAACTCAAACTTCAACCCAAACTATTACTCAAATTCCAGTATGGAAAACCCCAGTTCAGACTGCCTTTATCAAAATTACGGCAATGAAACCCCATGGCAAGCTGATGGCGAACAAATGGGAAAAGATTACTTGCCAAGATGTGGAAATAATGAAATCTCAGATTTTGCCACAGATGGATTATCGACATCTGGATCTTTTCCTTCATCTTTTGCGACAGATTTACAAGAACTTAAGCAAGACTGTGGAATGCTAGCTACATCACTTCTTGAGAGCTACTCAGATGTCAGTAGCTGCTCGGATGCAGATGTAGTTGAAACAAGGCCTTCCTGTAAATTTATGGCAGGCAATTCAGTTCCAAAACTTAAAACTGATGTTACTAAAAAACCCAGCTCATCAGTATGGCTTTTCACTGATACTGTAAATATGACCGTTCCGACTGAGAGTCTGTGCCCTAATAGGTCAGAGACTAATGTAGCTTTGCCAAGTACATCAAATGTGATGATGGCAGGAGAAAACATAgttgaagacaaaataaaatgtccccAAAAAACTGTCAAAGCTTACAAAGGAAACAACCAGTCCTTTACTACTACTAACATGGTGACAACTACAAGGAGAAAGACTGTCACGGACAGAAATGATTATGATGGTTGCCCAGATCAGAAACAAAAGATGGATGTGGAAAGAGATCTCACACAAGGAATAAATTCAAACATCACGATAAGTGGCAATGAAAAGTTGACTGATGATGGAATACAATACCTGGACGGCAATGTGGAAGAGCAGATTGCTGCAGCTGTGCCAAATATCCTGATAACCTCCAACAATGTGCAAGATCTTTCAGGCGAAAAAGTTCTTAGAAAGGAAATTGAGGAGTCATTCAACCAAGAAAATTGTGATCCTACTTCCACAGATGATCAAGATAGAAATGTGCGAGAGGACAAGCAGGACAAAAGTGAAGTCCCTGGAAGAGAATCAAGTTCATTAGAAAAACAGACTTTTGATGAGCAGACATCCCTAAATCCCAACTCTACTGATGGTCAAGTTGAAACTATGGAGACCAACTGTGAGAGAGAAATTCAGTCATATACCTCAAAGTCTACAGATCATCAGTGCATCAAGTTGTCCGATTCTACAGATGCCACTCATGAACTGGGGGAATTCACAAGTacctttaaaagtaaaaataatgatgttaaaTCCTGTTTGCAGTTATCCGGGCACCAGTCTTCCAAAAGTGTGGCACAGGACAATATTTGTTTGAGCCCTGCTGTGACGAGAGATGGTTATCTCAACAATACCAGTGACAAGAATAAGCAACGTGTTGCAAGTCATTCCGATCCCTGCTTACAGACAACTAGCTCCAGCACAGATGTAAATCCCTGTCTAGAAAAAGAATGGACCAGTGCAGCAGAAAATACAAATGCCAAATCTCCAGATCCAGAGTGTAGTGACACGGATGTCACTAGTCTTCGTATTGATAGTGGTGACAACAACAAGCAAGGTGTCGCTATTAATGTCGAATCATGCTTACAGCCAAACGGCTCAAGCACAGACGTAAATCCCTGTCTGGAAACGGAATGGACAAGTTTACCAGAAAAGAGAACCCCGACCTCCTCAGCACCAAATTGTAGTGACACTGCTCTGACTGGTGACAGTAAAGAGCAAAGTGTTTCTAATGGTTTAGAATCTTGTTCACAGTCAAACACCTTAAGCACAGAAATAACTACCTGTGTAGAAAAGGAATCGACAAGTCCAGAAGAGAATCAAAATGTAACCTCTTCTCCAGATCAGCAACAGTCACAACATCAAAGTTGGGGGGCTCCAGAACAAGGAATCCTTAATGGAGATGTTGCTGAAAATGCAGCAGAGTTGTTTAAAGAGTTGGACACATCTGTAGATGAGCCGTCCTTGTCTGGCGTCCTCTATGGTGAACCACTGTCAAGAGAAGATTCTTCATGTGATGCTGATGAAACAGAACTTGACACAAGTCCCTATGAAGACACTTCTATGGCCAGAcctgacagtaacagcatgaactATTCAGAAGGACAAGCACCTCAACTTAAATCCTCTAACAAAATGAGAAAACGCCTGCAACCTGTTGTTATATTGAAGACATCAGAGTCACTAAATGGAGCGAGTAACTCTTATCATTGCGCCGATTGCCAACACACAACCCACAATGTTGATCATCTAATCGAACACTACCATTGTTGCCATTCAGTGCAAAACTTCCAGTTTTGCATGGCTTGTAATCTCTACCTGATGAGGAATGAACCAGCAGAGAAACATGTATGTTGTGTGACCAAAGACGGCGCTCGGCTCTCTTCTGACTTCAGCCTACCGAACAAAAGAAAACGCCTTGAAGGCCGAAGGTGCATTAGATGCGGACTCAAATTTTCAAGACATACTCAATATGTCTCGCATATACGATCTCACACTGGCAAAACACCCTATAAGTGCAATGGATGTGGATCCTACTTTGCACAGTCTAGTAGCTTGCGAAGGCACAAGCACATACCTGGCAGATGCAAGAAATCAAAACTTCAAGGTACAAATTCTGATGCTGATTCTCATATCAAGGAAACTACACCACCGCTGCAAAAGGACCGTGTACAGAAACAAATCTATCCAAATCTACCTAAATGTTATGTTAAGCTTGTTGACATCTCTAAAACTCATCTGGGTAGTTTATGTGGGAAAGACTTCTCCACTGCAGAGAAATCCAACAAACACTTCTGCAACGCACACCAGGGAAAAAGTCTGGCAGTTTCATTAAGTCGGTGTACCACAAAACACAGTGGTGAGAAAACCCCAAAAGTGGAGAATGAGACAAGAGCAAAATAtaaatgtcctctctgtccACGGCTTTTCAAGTACTCCTTCAACAGAGCTCGGCATTTGCGTGACTGTGTAAGAAACTTCATATGTGGTGGGAAGGAAAAGATTTCCGGTAAATATCGGTGTCCCTTGTGCCATGTTACCTTCACTTCATCAAGCAACCGATACAGACATATTAAAACATCTTGCCTCAAAGAGTGTGTAAATCGTCTTGCTAAAGAGAGGGCAAAATCAAAGAAACAAgttaaacagacagaaacaaaggAAATTGACCTGAAAACCCAGTCCAAGcaagatgaagagaaaaaactGCCTGAGGAAgtagaaaaggcaaaaaaaacacacccagcTTTAACAGCCCTCAAGCCTGTGCCACGTTACAAATGCAACCTTTGTCCTGCAGTATTTTGTCATGCTTCTGGAAAGTACAGACATATGAAGAAACATGAGCTGTTTAAACTCACTGGTAAAATGGTTAGGTACAGGAATTCAGTTTTCTCCATCAAGTCTAAACCAGCAACTTTAAGTAGTTCAAACACTGAAGAGAATAAGGATTGCCCAAAATCAATTGTGACAACTGGCAGTCTTGCCCCTGGCTGTAAGTTTTGTGGAGAATGTTTCGACACACCCCAGTCACTGGAGAAACATGTGCGCAGTCACAGAGGCGAAAAACCATACCGCTGTCTGGAATGTGGAAAAGGATTCAAAAAACGTGCATATCTGATTGGACATAAAATCGTTCACCAGCGGAGGATACAGTGCACTGTCTGCAGAAAGATTCTTCCAACTATTGGCGAACTGATCCAGCACAGAAGCTCCCATCTGAAAAGGGGAATGCTTCAATGCCCAGACTGTCATCGGCAGTTCCAGTATCCTGCACATCTCCTTCGGCACTTAGACGGccacagaaggagagagaacagGAAACGTCAACTTGGAGAGAGACCATCATTAAAACCCCAGGAGTCCTTGGATTCTGTAAAAGAGCAGAGTGGGCCAAAGCAGCTTCAGTGTTCTTTGTGCAAAGAGGTATTTAATGATGCCCAAGTACTAAGAAAACATTGTCTTACACATATATCTGAGTCCTCGTCAAACCAGTGTCCATTTTGCAAAGATGATTTCAGTAATCGCCGCTATTTGCTGCGCCACATGGTCAAACATACCGGAGACAAGCCCTTTTCCTGCACTAAATGTGGAAGACAGTTTTTCCGTGACTTGTACCTAAAACTTCACAGTGAGAAGTGTTTGTCTGCTCAAACCAGACATGTGGTCACAATGGAGTCTAACACTAAGATATGGCCACATCGGTGTTCCTACTGTCCAAGGACATTTGATAAGAAAAACCGCCTCAAAAATCATAACCGTAGCCACAAGGCCAACACTCTGCTTCTATGCTCAAAATGTGGGCTGTACTTTGGATTTAATAAATTACTGCAACATCAGAGGAGGTGCACAGGAACTTCAGATCTCAGCACTGGCTTATCATCTGTTAATGGCAATGTCTGTAAAAGCATTTCACAGACGAGCCCAAATGCTGACATAATGCCTCCAAAGTCGAATGCAGCCAAGATGCTTCACTTTAAATGCCCTCACTGTACAAAGGGGTTCAGGTACAGATCGTTACTTTTGAGACATCTTGTGTCACACACTCGTGTGAAACCCTATGCATGTACGCACTGTGGACATGGTTTTGGAAATCAGACAAAGTGTTTGCAGCATGAAGCTTTCTGTGATGGTGTTCACAAAGAGGGGCAGATGAAAGTCAAAGGTGATGCTGCAGCTCAATTGTCAAAGACGCCTAGTCTCAGTGAGGCAACACAAAAGCCAAAAACAGGGGGTGGAGCAGAGTTAAAGTGCAAATTCTGCACAAAGACTTTCATGAAATCACGAAGCCTAAGGCGCCACATTTTGACACACAATGAAGTGAAACCATATCGCTGTAAAGCCTGTGACAGCTGCTTTTCAAGGTATGATCACCTGAAAGTACATCAGACTCGCtgtaaggggaaaaaaatacgaTTGGAAGTCTGCATTCCCAAAATCAGTTTAGATGATGTTGGCAAGGGTTGGCAAAATAAGTATTGTATGCCTACAGCTGCTGAAAAGCAGGAGACATTTGAGTGCAAAGTCTGTTCAAGGATCTTCTCCAATCAGTCTAAACTTTCCAGACATGTCACCATGTTCCATGTTGCGAAATTATTCAAGTGCACAGGCTGTGGCTCGTCATTCGCTCATGAAAAGTCTCTGAGAAAGCacaggaagatgaagaagtGCAGGACTCTCTCCAAAGAAA
It encodes:
- the znf1035 gene encoding zinc finger protein 1035, producing MAHGWDSYFHNLPPLSSEPSTLTRTSESEGSLSQHIENFIGHHDFPGTEASHAASATNSNFNPNYYSNSSMENPSSDCLYQNYGNETPWQADGEQMGKDYLPRCGNNEISDFATDGLSTSGSFPSSFATDLQELKQDCGMLATSLLESYSDVSSCSDADVVETRPSCKFMAGNSVPKLKTDVTKKPSSSVWLFTDTVNMTVPTESLCPNRSETNVALPSTSNVMMAGENIVEDKIKCPQKTVKAYKGNNQSFTTTNMVTTTRRKTVTDRNDYDGCPDQKQKMDVERDLTQGINSNITISGNEKLTDDGIQYLDGNVEEQIAAAVPNILITSNNVQDLSGEKVLRKEIEESFNQENCDPTSTDDQDRNVREDKQDKSEVPGRESSSLEKQTFDEQTSLNPNSTDGQVETMETNCEREIQSYTSKSTDHQCIKLSDSTDATHELGEFTSTFKSKNNDVKSCLQLSGHQSSKSVAQDNICLSPAVTRDGYLNNTSDKNKQRVASHSDPCLQTTSSSTDVNPCLEKEWTSAAENTNAKSPDPECSDTDVTSLRIDSGDNNKQGVAINVESCLQPNGSSTDVNPCLETEWTSLPEKRTPTSSAPNCSDTALTGDSKEQSVSNGLESCSQSNTLSTEITTCVEKESTSPEENQNVTSSPDQQQSQHQSWGAPEQGILNGDVAENAAELFKELDTSVDEPSLSGVLYGEPLSREDSSCDADETELDTSPYEDTSMARPDSNSMNYSEGQAPQLKSSNKMRKRLQPVVILKTSESLNGASNSYHCADCQHTTHNVDHLIEHYHCCHSVQNFQFCMACNLYLMRNEPAEKHVCCVTKDGARLSSDFSLPNKRKRLEGRRCIRCGLKFSRHTQYVSHIRSHTGKTPYKCNGCGSYFAQSSSLRRHKHIPGRCKKSKLQGTNSDADSHIKETTPPLQKDRVQKQIYPNLPKCYVKLVDISKTHLGSLCGKDFSTAEKSNKHFCNAHQGKSLAVSLSRCTTKHSGEKTPKVENETRAKYKCPLCPRLFKYSFNRARHLRDCVRNFICGGKEKISGKYRCPLCHVTFTSSSNRYRHIKTSCLKECVNRLAKERAKSKKQVKQTETKEIDLKTQSKQDEEKKLPEEVEKAKKTHPALTALKPVPRYKCNLCPAVFCHASGKYRHMKKHELFKLTGKMVRYRNSVFSIKSKPATLSSSNTEENKDCPKSIVTTGSLAPGCKFCGECFDTPQSLEKHVRSHRGEKPYRCLECGKGFKKRAYLIGHKIVHQRRIQCTVCRKILPTIGELIQHRSSHLKRGMLQCPDCHRQFQYPAHLLRHLDGHRRRENRKRQLGERPSLKPQESLDSVKEQSGPKQLQCSLCKEVFNDAQVLRKHCLTHISESSSNQCPFCKDDFSNRRYLLRHMVKHTGDKPFSCTKCGRQFFRDLYLKLHSEKCLSAQTRHVVTMESNTKIWPHRCSYCPRTFDKKNRLKNHNRSHKANTLLLCSKCGLYFGFNKLLQHQRRCTGTSDLSTGLSSVNGNVCKSISQTSPNADIMPPKSNAAKMLHFKCPHCTKGFRYRSLLLRHLVSHTRVKPYACTHCGHGFGNQTKCLQHEAFCDGVHKEGQMKVKGDAAAQLSKTPSLSEATQKPKTGGGAELKCKFCTKTFMKSRSLRRHILTHNEVKPYRCKACDSCFSRYDHLKVHQTRCKGKKIRLEVCIPKISLDDVGKGWQNKYCMPTAAEKQETFECKVCSRIFSNQSKLSRHVTMFHVAKLFKCTGCGSSFAHEKSLRKHRKMKKCRTLSKETNASLPLETNPPTENVTTALKGVRNRIVHRIQPYLNKKYKHTCSFCPRAFQNTWQLSVHNRLHTGERPYACDDCGQRFIRKDYVKRHSPKCTKSQSQQSTTKIPPKGFSCAYCSSRFLLFSQLQEHFLNAHKLETKVPPISTAPLQHHLSNIPNIKTEPLDESCDKQLSDGAKLICKLDTDLNSKVPNSLSCPKCNMSFINKAGLSGHLHVHSMELPYHCKTCKKGFWNRGVLRNHNRKCRYGCISKSGTTQQLEVPLKAEIDFVLNDSVLVFKEASESSGTGVLQTNFSCKDDLMDESPENSERKPMQSSSSKEKKAVQYQCSECDKSFTDGLLLISHLEDHGRQEQAKRRNACIKCGQEFASQANLARHMKMHGTDGKYSCPDCSKVVNTSSDLEIHRTCHDPNKRFACKLCSHRFGTRPSLCNHYREEHPEDVFTCRFCNKAYSVKKSLARHYRRWHQQEQRNLGRTVQEKSSSEQQSSNHVSTTGESDEDENTGSEDSDSDSAPYFPCHVCGKTFPTSESLEDHQRCHLGEKPHECAECGRCFFQASQLQQHQRMHKSEFQCQACGRGFVSLFALRKHKHTHGKSRPYRCSKCDFSFTGPLQLAEHMSTHREENFPCDICNLVFISKSSRVEHRKSHSKSSERSPPPISRAEHEKSAILSESSSVSPKELKYRCGVCGERFRDPEELSEHGCMEAKERPYSCSDCAKHFLHASHLKKHRTNDHISLSNSEYPCNQCNNSFSTPQQFLSHLKSHGDTAAEMKPISEGTGVAQSHSFICPVCHQSYASATELCCHFPTHPDGTFECKTCKMTFPSKSKLEEHEIRHVTSATEFECTECGQRFWGKDAFKQHHCSHRKHSSNPSAKTSTPTDYQAAGEEEEIDVTGEDLYNCPVCSMQFSSKSGLLEHQNKQHRNEKPFVCELCGNTFAKRRYLKEHERRHRQKNAAPSVENKFKCTQCHTSFNTAQDLSVHMRLHAQKEVGQHRCDMCYKSFSHWSHLKQHQESHVGQVVYECTECDKAFAFPHLLEEHQQTHAGSFQ